In Paenibacillus sp. FSL M7-0420, a single genomic region encodes these proteins:
- a CDS encoding aldo/keto reductase produces the protein MQTVTLNNGVKMPLLGFGVYQIPDAEECENAVYEALMAGYRLIDTAAGYLNEEAVGRAIKRSGVPRKDLFITTKLWIQDAGYESAKLAFAKSLKKLGLDYLDLYLIHQPFGDYYGAWRAMEELYHDSKIRAIGVSNFLPDRLMDLIVHNEIVPAVNQVETHPFLQQTDNAAFMKEQGVQIESWGPFAEGRNNLFSNEVLSGIAAKHNKSVAQVVLRWLIQHDIVAIPKSVRTERIAENFDIFDFALSADDMAQIAALDTGESLFFSHRDPEIAKRLGNWRVEL, from the coding sequence ATGCAAACTGTAACCTTGAACAATGGAGTAAAAATGCCGCTGCTCGGCTTCGGTGTCTATCAGATTCCAGATGCTGAAGAATGTGAGAATGCGGTGTATGAAGCCCTGATGGCAGGCTATCGCCTGATCGATACGGCTGCCGGTTATCTGAATGAAGAGGCGGTAGGCCGTGCCATTAAGCGCAGCGGCGTACCCCGCAAAGATCTGTTCATCACCACCAAGCTGTGGATTCAGGATGCCGGGTACGAGAGCGCCAAGCTCGCTTTTGCCAAGTCGTTGAAGAAGCTGGGGCTCGACTACCTGGACTTGTATCTCATCCACCAGCCGTTCGGCGACTATTACGGAGCTTGGCGGGCTATGGAGGAGCTGTATCACGATAGCAAAATCAGAGCCATCGGGGTCAGCAACTTCCTGCCTGACCGCCTGATGGACCTCATCGTCCATAACGAGATTGTGCCTGCCGTCAATCAGGTGGAGACGCATCCGTTCCTTCAGCAGACGGATAACGCTGCTTTTATGAAGGAACAAGGTGTGCAGATTGAATCATGGGGACCATTCGCTGAAGGACGCAATAACCTGTTCAGCAATGAAGTGTTATCAGGGATTGCTGCTAAGCATAACAAATCCGTCGCCCAGGTTGTGCTGCGCTGGCTGATCCAGCATGATATCGTGGCGATTCCGAAGTCCGTGCGTACAGAGCGGATCGCCGAGAACTTCGATATTTTTGATTTTGCGCTGAGTGCAGACGATATGGCTCAGATTGCTGCACTCGATACAGGCGAGAGCCTGTTCTTCTCCCACCGGGACCCGGAAATCGCCAAGCGGCTGGGTAACTGGAGGGTTGAGCTGTAA
- a CDS encoding polysaccharide lyase family 8 super-sandwich domain-containing protein produces MRRILTKGCLIILALLLSVSGIGGAAERARAADAFDGMRENRKVLLTGGSSLDTADPDIAAALTKLTNEANGYWQTMNTAAGRTSLWSDNPGTGNSIHIRVTYERLKTMALAYATSGTSLYGDSLLGGDIVAALDYMYATRYHEGVTPVASGTSNWWDWQIGIPMQLNDTAVLMYDSLTAAQVTNYMTAVERFSPAVTLTGANRTWKAMVVGERGILVKDGTKIAAARDGLSSVFNYTLSGDGFYRDGSFLQHNNIPYTGGYGIDLLLAVSDLMGMIHGSSWQVTDPKQSNVWEWVYNAYQPVMYKGAIMDMVRGREISRNYSQDHDAGHRVMQGILSLSRFAPPAQASDFKRMLKGWMQSDTFKSFNEDAPVPAIAMAKSINSDPAVEPAAELIGYKQFAAMDRAVQHRPGYSFGLAMYSSRIGSYEAINSENAKAWYTSAGMTSLYNSDLGQYSGDYWPTVDNYRLPGTTILSQTSSGSHTSTKQWTGGTDMQNLYGVSGMELKYGDHDLNARKSWFMFDDEIVALGAGISSSDNIPVETIVENRKLNTAGSNTLTVNGTVQPSALGGSGTLDQVEWAHLSGSTAGADTGYYFPQTVPLAMKREARTGNWKQINPRPVTPSTPVTRNYMTLWLNHGVNPAGGEYQYVLLPGKSAPQVAAYAAAPDIEVLANTSGVQAVREKELGITGANFWEDGTSSADLITVNKKASVMIQETEDTLELSLSDPTQAATGVIEVELDRSASGYTADPGITVTQLSPAIRLSVNVSAAKGKTFKASFELDSGTPPTLPGEEIIVDNNDTTGVLKTGSWKTAAVQTDRYGINYLHDDNNSKGSKSVTFTPDLPATATYSVYMMWPHHFNRSTAIPLEVAHAGGTAILNVDQTANGGIWNLIGTYSFTAGTSGSVTIRNNGTSGYVAADAVRFVRNP; encoded by the coding sequence ATGAGGAGAATCCTGACCAAAGGCTGTCTCATAATTCTGGCATTGCTGTTGTCGGTCAGCGGGATTGGCGGAGCAGCAGAACGTGCCCGCGCTGCCGATGCGTTCGACGGGATGCGGGAGAACCGGAAAGTCCTGCTTACAGGGGGCAGCTCTCTGGATACTGCAGACCCTGATATTGCCGCAGCCCTAACCAAGCTGACGAATGAGGCGAACGGTTATTGGCAGACGATGAACACCGCAGCGGGACGCACCTCTCTGTGGAGCGATAATCCCGGGACCGGGAATTCCATTCATATCCGGGTGACTTATGAACGGCTGAAGACTATGGCGCTCGCCTACGCTACTTCCGGTACATCTCTCTATGGAGACAGCCTGCTTGGAGGCGATATCGTGGCTGCACTCGATTATATGTACGCTACCAGATACCATGAGGGGGTCACGCCGGTTGCCAGCGGAACGAGCAACTGGTGGGATTGGCAAATCGGTATTCCGATGCAGCTGAATGATACGGCCGTTCTGATGTACGACTCCTTGACTGCGGCTCAAGTTACGAATTATATGACAGCCGTTGAACGTTTCTCGCCCGCTGTTACCTTGACCGGAGCCAACCGCACCTGGAAAGCGATGGTGGTCGGCGAGCGGGGCATCCTGGTCAAAGACGGGACCAAGATCGCCGCCGCCCGTGACGGGTTGTCCTCCGTCTTCAATTATACGCTCAGCGGAGACGGCTTTTACCGGGATGGTTCATTCCTTCAGCATAACAACATTCCCTACACCGGAGGTTATGGCATTGACTTGCTGCTGGCTGTCAGTGATCTGATGGGGATGATTCATGGCTCGTCCTGGCAGGTGACCGATCCCAAGCAGTCCAATGTATGGGAATGGGTGTATAACGCTTATCAGCCGGTGATGTACAAGGGCGCAATTATGGACATGGTCCGCGGCAGAGAGATCTCCAGGAATTACAGCCAGGATCACGATGCGGGTCATCGGGTGATGCAGGGCATTTTGAGCTTATCCCGGTTTGCGCCGCCTGCGCAAGCAAGTGATTTTAAGCGGATGCTGAAGGGCTGGATGCAGTCGGACACCTTCAAGTCTTTCAATGAAGATGCACCCGTTCCAGCTATCGCTATGGCCAAAAGCATAAACAGTGACCCGGCAGTAGAGCCTGCGGCAGAGCTGATCGGCTACAAGCAGTTCGCGGCGATGGACCGGGCAGTCCAGCACCGGCCGGGCTATAGCTTCGGACTGGCGATGTATTCCAGCCGGATCGGCAGCTATGAAGCGATCAACAGCGAGAACGCCAAAGCCTGGTATACCTCCGCCGGAATGACCAGCTTATACAACAGTGATCTTGGTCAATACAGCGGAGATTACTGGCCGACCGTGGATAATTACCGTCTGCCGGGAACAACGATACTGTCACAGACCTCTTCCGGCAGTCATACCAGCACCAAACAGTGGACCGGCGGCACCGATATGCAGAATCTGTACGGCGTCTCCGGCATGGAGCTGAAGTACGGGGATCATGATCTTAACGCGAGAAAATCATGGTTTATGTTCGACGATGAAATCGTGGCACTTGGGGCAGGCATCAGCAGCTCGGACAATATCCCCGTGGAGACGATTGTCGAGAACCGGAAGCTGAATACGGCAGGCAGCAATACACTTACCGTCAATGGTACCGTGCAGCCTTCCGCCTTGGGCGGGTCAGGGACGCTGGACCAGGTAGAATGGGCTCATCTGTCCGGCAGCACGGCGGGTGCGGATACCGGATATTATTTTCCGCAGACGGTCCCGCTTGCCATGAAGAGAGAGGCCAGAACCGGCAACTGGAAGCAGATCAATCCCCGGCCGGTCACTCCGTCCACTCCGGTTACCCGTAACTATATGACCTTATGGCTGAATCACGGGGTTAATCCGGCGGGCGGGGAATATCAGTACGTGCTGCTTCCGGGTAAGTCGGCTCCGCAAGTGGCTGCCTACGCTGCTGCTCCAGATATTGAAGTGCTCGCGAACACCTCCGGTGTGCAAGCGGTACGCGAGAAGGAGCTGGGCATCACCGGAGCGAACTTCTGGGAGGATGGCACAAGCTCAGCTGATCTGATTACCGTCAACAAGAAAGCTTCGGTTATGATTCAAGAAACAGAGGATACCCTGGAGCTGTCTCTCAGTGATCCGACACAGGCGGCTACCGGCGTGATTGAAGTGGAATTGGACCGTTCAGCAAGCGGATATACGGCTGACCCGGGGATTACGGTCACTCAGTTAAGCCCGGCGATCCGTTTATCGGTGAATGTCAGCGCAGCCAAGGGCAAGACGTTCAAGGCTTCCTTCGAGCTGGACAGCGGTACGCCTCCGACTCTTCCAGGAGAAGAGATTATTGTGGACAATAACGACACCACCGGGGTGCTGAAGACCGGGAGCTGGAAGACAGCAGCGGTGCAGACCGACCGCTACGGGATCAATTATCTGCATGATGACAACAACAGCAAGGGAAGCAAAAGTGTAACTTTTACCCCCGACTTACCCGCTACGGCTACCTACAGTGTCTATATGATGTGGCCGCATCACTTCAACCGGTCCACTGCAATTCCGCTGGAAGTCGCTCATGCCGGAGGGACGGCAATACTGAATGTAGACCAGACTGCGAACGGCGGAATCTGGAATCTGATCGGTACCTATTCCTTCACGGCAGGTACCTCTGGAAGTGTAACCATCCGTAATAATGGAACGAGCGGGTATGTGGCCGCCGATGCGGTGAGATTTGTACGGAATCCATAA
- a CDS encoding leucine-rich repeat domain-containing protein, with amino-acid sequence MQIQITDDFTDERFRQFVKDTFCGGRETILKSDIDTVTTLELAGYECSSLQGIGHFTALRELDCSRNSLRTLDLSRNTMLEKLECQENMLSRLDLSSNPHLQVLHCSYNSLHELNLEQNTALQQLDCSSNYIITLNIAECTELVEIRCNHNHLTSLNISNQPALTSLRCFNNHLTGLDLSHNKQLTKLYCSENKLTALDTSHNPQLVELDYANNLITQPDHEVEGVGTLRYDNTFTCYSATFSYSGHELPVTVEVKTKTDAEHLNSQIQKVWGELDKLLDRVLQQIAGAHPDEDVNELELAELNFAADGSFRIGYDAGDTPAGRLCIYAAFDSDRELDPELIYEMY; translated from the coding sequence ATGCAGATTCAGATTACCGATGATTTCACAGATGAACGATTCAGGCAGTTTGTAAAAGACACCTTCTGTGGTGGCCGTGAAACGATTCTCAAAAGTGACATTGACACCGTGACCACACTGGAGCTTGCAGGCTATGAATGCTCAAGTCTTCAAGGAATCGGACATTTCACGGCGCTTCGGGAGCTGGATTGCAGCCGGAACAGCCTCCGTACGCTGGACCTCAGCCGGAACACCATGCTGGAGAAGCTGGAATGTCAGGAGAATATGTTATCCAGATTGGACTTAAGCAGCAATCCTCACCTCCAAGTACTGCATTGCAGTTATAACTCGCTGCATGAACTGAACCTTGAGCAGAATACAGCACTTCAGCAGCTCGATTGCAGCAGTAACTATATCATTACTCTGAATATCGCAGAATGTACGGAGCTTGTGGAAATCCGCTGCAATCATAATCATTTAACCAGCTTGAATATCAGTAACCAACCGGCTCTAACAAGCCTGCGTTGCTTCAATAATCATCTTACGGGTCTGGACCTCAGCCACAATAAGCAGTTGACTAAGCTCTATTGCTCGGAGAACAAGCTGACGGCACTGGATACGAGCCATAATCCGCAGCTAGTGGAGCTGGATTACGCCAATAATCTTATCACCCAGCCCGATCATGAGGTGGAGGGTGTCGGAACCTTGCGATATGATAATACCTTCACATGCTATAGCGCAACTTTTTCCTATTCGGGCCATGAGCTTCCCGTGACCGTGGAGGTTAAGACCAAGACGGATGCGGAGCATTTGAACTCCCAGATTCAAAAGGTATGGGGGGAACTGGACAAGCTACTTGACCGCGTATTGCAGCAGATTGCCGGGGCTCATCCGGATGAAGATGTGAATGAGCTGGAGCTGGCCGAGTTGAACTTCGCTGCTGACGGATCCTTCCGCATCGGCTACGATGCCGGAGACACGCCGGCGGGCCGGTTATGTATCTATGCAGCGTTTGACTCTGACAGGGAGCTGGACCCTGAGCTGATCTATGAAATGTATTAG
- a CDS encoding polysaccharide lyase 8 family protein, with translation MRSLAGKWQQSVAGSTLSPESLKRVRDAQRTMLYQQELLWADIPWAENAADTLMIISRLREMAIALKSPGCPCYKDGALQDQITYGLEWLYTHRYNESCPPYGNWWFWEIGVPIALLETLLLMGEALDAAWVERLLLPIDKYVGDPAVHARWFAAEAQPCTGANLVWKVTASALAAVIRQDGEGLSAARNALLPLFTYASEGDGFYEDGSFIQHDNYAYTGGYGVSLLQDLIRLMVWLRDTLWALPAAAQEMTARWIEHSFVPLMFRGVMPDMVSGREISREESQNHESGHSVITACLRFSRILEEPEQIRLFSKAKGWIMADTYKPYIAGAPPDTAAQAIALLVDDRLPPAPEETCCKLFAHMDRAVLRGPGFLYSISMFSSRMYSYESINDENLKGWYTSYGMTLLYSSDLGQYSGGYWPTVDPYRLPGTTVTKTLLEDGAGAGRLSSRDFVGGAVLHNKYGAIAMELEDVVHEFGGLTGRISWFLLGDRIVCLGSDIQSRSPAAVETIIENRKCSPDGDDVITADGMEICRTAGHTEILQPKWMHMSGSTEGADIGIFFPLKSMVYALREHRQGSWKAINAAGSAQRLERAYQTIWFDHGAAPQGAQYAYVLLPGYSMGATASLAESPSLRIVECSSQAHAVEDSERGITAVHFWQTGWYRSGGIACSSQATVIMRKHPAGWSLAVADPTQKQRRPVEIEIEMGNRIGARAETGKGEPVPRVVSMSERIIVQQAEAGKVKLRFDPDGAGGASFHAEFGC, from the coding sequence ATGCGGAGCTTAGCCGGAAAATGGCAGCAATCGGTCGCCGGGTCTACACTGTCGCCTGAGTCGCTGAAGCGGGTCCGCGATGCACAGAGGACAATGCTCTATCAGCAGGAGCTGCTATGGGCAGATATTCCTTGGGCCGAGAATGCTGCGGATACGCTGATGATTATCAGCAGATTAAGAGAGATGGCTATCGCGCTGAAATCTCCCGGATGTCCCTGCTACAAGGATGGGGCATTACAGGATCAGATTACCTATGGTCTGGAATGGCTGTATACGCACAGATACAACGAGTCTTGCCCGCCATATGGAAACTGGTGGTTCTGGGAGATCGGTGTGCCGATTGCCCTGCTGGAGACGCTGCTGCTTATGGGGGAAGCGCTGGATGCCGCATGGGTTGAGCGTCTTCTGCTCCCCATAGACAAATATGTGGGAGATCCGGCGGTTCATGCCCGCTGGTTCGCGGCGGAGGCCCAGCCGTGTACCGGAGCGAATCTGGTCTGGAAAGTTACAGCGTCCGCTCTTGCTGCGGTGATCCGGCAAGACGGAGAGGGGCTGTCCGCCGCCCGCAATGCGCTGCTTCCCCTGTTCACCTATGCAAGTGAAGGGGATGGCTTTTATGAGGACGGCTCCTTCATCCAGCATGACAACTATGCGTATACGGGCGGGTACGGAGTATCACTGCTTCAGGACCTCATCCGTCTGATGGTATGGCTTCGCGATACCCTCTGGGCATTGCCTGCCGCAGCGCAGGAGATGACAGCCCGGTGGATTGAGCATTCTTTTGTACCGCTGATGTTCAGGGGAGTAATGCCGGATATGGTGAGCGGCCGGGAAATCTCGCGGGAGGAGTCGCAGAACCATGAGAGCGGACATTCTGTCATCACGGCCTGCCTGCGCTTCTCGCGGATATTGGAGGAGCCGGAGCAGATCCGGCTATTCTCCAAAGCCAAAGGCTGGATCATGGCAGATACGTATAAACCTTATATCGCTGGAGCACCGCCCGATACAGCCGCTCAAGCCATAGCTCTGCTGGTTGACGATCGTTTACCGCCTGCCCCGGAAGAGACCTGCTGCAAGCTGTTTGCGCATATGGACAGGGCCGTGCTGCGGGGGCCGGGATTCCTCTACTCGATCAGCATGTTCTCCAGCCGGATGTACAGCTATGAATCTATTAATGACGAGAATCTGAAGGGCTGGTACACTTCGTATGGCATGACTCTTCTATATAGTAGTGACCTCGGACAATATTCAGGCGGGTACTGGCCGACGGTTGACCCCTACCGGCTGCCCGGAACTACGGTGACGAAGACTTTGCTGGAGGATGGAGCGGGAGCAGGCCGCTTAAGCAGCCGGGATTTCGTTGGCGGAGCGGTACTTCACAACAAGTATGGAGCCATTGCCATGGAACTGGAGGATGTAGTTCATGAATTCGGCGGACTGACCGGGCGGATCAGCTGGTTCTTGTTGGGAGACAGGATCGTATGCTTAGGCTCGGATATTCAGAGCCGCAGTCCGGCTGCGGTGGAGACGATCATAGAGAACCGGAAGTGCAGCCCGGACGGGGACGATGTGATTACAGCAGACGGAATGGAGATCTGCCGGACCGCCGGGCACACGGAGATACTTCAGCCTAAGTGGATGCATATGAGCGGGAGCACGGAGGGAGCGGATATCGGGATCTTTTTTCCTCTAAAAAGCATGGTATATGCTCTGCGCGAACACCGCCAAGGGAGCTGGAAGGCAATAAATGCCGCAGGATCAGCTCAGCGCTTGGAACGGGCCTATCAGACGATCTGGTTCGATCATGGAGCAGCGCCGCAAGGCGCGCAGTATGCCTATGTGCTGCTGCCAGGGTACAGTATGGGGGCAACGGCAAGCTTGGCTGAGTCACCGAGCCTGCGGATTGTAGAATGCAGCAGTCAAGCCCATGCGGTTGAAGATTCGGAACGGGGAATCACAGCCGTGCATTTCTGGCAGACGGGATGGTATAGAAGCGGGGGAATTGCTTGCAGCAGTCAGGCTACTGTCATTATGCGCAAGCACCCGGCTGGCTGGAGCCTGGCGGTGGCCGATCCGACTCAGAAGCAGCGCCGTCCGGTGGAGATTGAGATCGAGATGGGCAATCGGATCGGAGCCAGAGCAGAGACCGGCAAGGGGGAACCCGTTCCCCGGGTTGTTAGCATGTCAGAGCGGATTATCGTGCAACAGGCTGAAGCGGGCAAGGTAAAACTGCGGTTCGACCCTGACGGTGCCGGGGGAGCCTCGTTCCATGCGGAGTTCGGGTGCTGA
- a CDS encoding GH92 family glycosyl hydrolase: MTRRVEYVDPFIGVDGENNCLCGPYLPNSIVRLGPDTLPPQLSHGYDSSRPIIRFSHTHVSGTGGGGRYGNVGFTPYTGLPRFHIDPYTKGEEHAEAGYYRVKLLPVAIRAELTSTMRTGIHRYTYPADEPAGLLIDGGAVIQVGGDEPGKTTGVSTGGYIEVLSQYELAGRSDLRGGWGHEFPYSVYFYIRFDQPIQNVLLKDAGGVRSGFSVDGPHCQASLSFGACGTLTAKTGISYVSVGKARASVDREASAGFDDLREAAGSIWEDKLSRVMVEGGSLEHTRLFYTLMTRLFCMPSDLGVDDENFAWESGVRHFTDLYALWDSVRNANSLITLLDPQLEADILNCLLDIADHTGWLPDAWIMGHSAMIQGGSSADILFCEAALKKLEGIDYAKALKQMRRNNEVQSPDTWLYGRHLHDYHSLGYLSTDVKKNCVSRHMEYAYQDWCIGRLAEELGQEETAEEYYGSSQKLWNLWREDLRSFAPRRPDGEWVSSFDPESCLPDSWNDPYFYEGTGLQWSFSTHHDFHGLVERHGGAEAFVRHLDYFFDGGFYNSKETMLHIPYLYIYAGRPDRAADRVRECLEKYFRAERDGLGDNEDMGCQSAFYICSAMGLYPLMGQDLYFLVPPLFQRTTLLLGAKGNEVPLTIEVQGEADGSGSRYIRSAALNGKTLDRAWVRHEEIAGGGTLVLELSSDAGEWGKRVPPSPLAEREQRT; the protein is encoded by the coding sequence GTGACAAGAAGAGTGGAGTATGTAGATCCATTTATAGGTGTGGACGGCGAGAACAACTGCCTGTGCGGACCTTATCTGCCGAACAGCATCGTCCGGCTGGGCCCGGATACCCTGCCGCCCCAGCTATCCCACGGCTACGACAGCTCGCGGCCGATTATCCGGTTCAGCCATACGCATGTCAGCGGGACCGGGGGCGGCGGGCGGTACGGCAATGTCGGCTTCACGCCGTATACAGGATTGCCCCGGTTCCATATTGACCCTTATACGAAGGGGGAGGAACATGCCGAAGCAGGCTATTACCGTGTGAAGCTGCTTCCGGTGGCTATCCGGGCTGAACTAACCAGCACGATGCGTACCGGAATCCACCGGTATACTTATCCGGCTGATGAACCGGCGGGACTGCTGATTGACGGCGGGGCGGTTATTCAGGTGGGCGGGGATGAGCCCGGGAAGACGACCGGCGTCTCGACCGGCGGTTATATTGAAGTTCTATCCCAGTATGAGCTTGCCGGCCGCTCCGACCTGCGCGGGGGCTGGGGGCATGAGTTCCCTTATTCCGTCTATTTCTATATCCGTTTCGACCAGCCGATACAGAATGTGCTGCTGAAGGACGCGGGCGGGGTACGCTCAGGCTTCTCTGTGGATGGGCCCCATTGCCAGGCTTCACTGAGCTTCGGAGCCTGCGGAACGCTGACGGCTAAGACAGGCATCTCTTATGTAAGTGTAGGCAAAGCCAGAGCCAGTGTGGACCGGGAAGCCTCTGCCGGCTTCGATGATCTCCGTGAGGCAGCCGGAAGCATCTGGGAGGATAAGCTGAGCAGAGTCATGGTGGAAGGGGGAAGCCTGGAGCATACCCGGCTGTTCTACACCCTGATGACCCGCCTGTTTTGTATGCCCAGTGATCTGGGCGTAGACGATGAGAACTTCGCCTGGGAATCGGGGGTACGGCATTTTACCGATCTATATGCGCTCTGGGACAGTGTCAGGAATGCCAATTCGCTGATCACTCTGCTTGACCCGCAGCTGGAAGCGGATATTCTGAACTGTCTGCTGGACATCGCAGATCATACCGGCTGGCTGCCGGACGCCTGGATTATGGGGCATAGCGCAATGATTCAAGGCGGAAGCTCCGCCGATATTCTGTTCTGTGAAGCGGCGCTGAAGAAGCTGGAGGGGATTGACTATGCGAAGGCCCTGAAGCAGATGCGCAGGAATAATGAGGTGCAGTCCCCGGACACCTGGCTTTACGGCCGTCATCTGCACGATTACCACTCCTTAGGCTATTTGTCCACGGATGTGAAGAAGAACTGTGTCTCCCGCCATATGGAATACGCTTATCAGGACTGGTGCATCGGCCGTCTGGCTGAGGAGCTTGGGCAGGAGGAGACCGCCGAAGAGTACTATGGCAGCTCGCAGAAACTGTGGAATCTGTGGCGGGAGGACCTGCGGTCTTTCGCGCCACGGCGGCCGGACGGGGAGTGGGTGAGTTCCTTTGACCCTGAATCCTGCCTGCCGGATTCCTGGAATGATCCTTACTTTTATGAGGGCACCGGTCTGCAATGGTCATTCAGCACGCATCATGACTTCCATGGACTGGTGGAGCGGCACGGGGGAGCGGAGGCCTTTGTCCGGCATTTGGATTATTTTTTTGACGGGGGCTTCTATAACTCCAAGGAAACAATGCTGCATATTCCTTATCTTTATATTTATGCAGGCAGGCCGGACCGGGCGGCGGACCGGGTGCGCGAATGTCTGGAGAAGTACTTCCGGGCTGAACGTGACGGGCTGGGCGATAACGAGGATATGGGCTGCCAAAGTGCTTTTTACATCTGTTCAGCCATGGGGCTGTACCCTTTGATGGGCCAGGACCTCTACTTCCTTGTGCCGCCGTTGTTCCAGCGGACGACTCTGTTGCTGGGAGCGAAGGGGAATGAAGTGCCGCTGACGATTGAGGTTCAAGGCGAAGCTGACGGGTCCGGCAGCCGGTATATCCGCTCTGCTGCTCTGAACGGGAAGACCCTGGACCGGGCCTGGGTCCGCCATGAAGAGATTGCGGGCGGCGGCACCCTTGTACTGGAGCTTAGTTCAGATGCCGGAGAGTGGGGCAAAAGGGTTCCGCCTTCGCCGCTGGCGGAGCGGGAGCAGCGCACATAG
- a CDS encoding glycoside hydrolase family 88 protein, whose translation METWINEAWDYAQSKLSRTRGRIGATFPNASYGGKYDARDLDCWTNGFWPGILWLAYRATGDEEYRSIAERCEEQLDVPLQEYEQLHHDNGFLWSPSAVADYKLTGGRLSRRRGLIAASHLASRFNLKGNFIRAWLHEGSEGLAIIDCMMNLGLLYWASEELQDPRYRHIAVAHSEMALREFIREDGSVHHIVRFDPETGERIEALGGQGYSPDSAWSRGSAWAIYGFAIGFRYTGDIRFLNAARAAADYFAAHLPEDLVPPWDFRAPADQLWAKDSTAAACAASGMLEIAGLLEGEASAHYRQLGAAITESLFHHYAPEDPAEEALITKGTGSFPANAEVEIPIIYGDYFFLEALLKLKGEREIFW comes from the coding sequence ATGGAGACTTGGATTAACGAGGCCTGGGACTATGCCCAGAGCAAATTGAGCCGTACCCGGGGGAGAATCGGTGCTACCTTTCCCAATGCTTCTTATGGCGGGAAGTATGATGCGCGTGACCTGGACTGCTGGACCAACGGATTCTGGCCGGGAATCCTCTGGCTGGCTTACCGGGCCACAGGCGATGAGGAATACCGGAGCATTGCCGAGCGCTGCGAGGAGCAGCTGGATGTACCGCTTCAGGAGTATGAGCAGCTCCACCACGATAACGGCTTCCTCTGGAGCCCGTCAGCAGTGGCTGATTACAAGCTGACCGGGGGCCGGCTGTCCCGCAGAAGAGGGCTGATCGCGGCCAGCCATCTGGCCAGCCGGTTCAACCTGAAGGGGAATTTCATCCGGGCCTGGCTGCATGAAGGCAGTGAAGGGCTGGCAATCATCGATTGCATGATGAATCTGGGCCTGCTCTACTGGGCCAGCGAAGAGCTGCAGGACCCGCGTTACCGGCACATTGCTGTCGCTCACTCGGAGATGGCGCTGCGGGAATTCATCCGCGAGGACGGCTCGGTGCATCATATCGTCCGCTTCGATCCCGAGACGGGAGAACGGATCGAGGCGCTGGGCGGACAAGGATACAGCCCGGACTCGGCCTGGTCGCGCGGATCGGCCTGGGCGATCTACGGGTTTGCGATCGGGTTCAGGTATACGGGTGACATTCGTTTCTTGAATGCGGCCAGAGCGGCAGCGGATTATTTTGCCGCACATTTGCCGGAGGATCTGGTGCCGCCCTGGGATTTCCGCGCCCCGGCAGATCAGCTATGGGCCAAGGACTCTACAGCGGCAGCCTGTGCAGCCAGCGGGATGCTGGAAATCGCCGGGTTGCTGGAGGGCGAAGCATCCGCACACTACCGGCAGCTCGGAGCTGCCATCACCGAATCGCTGTTCCACCATTATGCGCCGGAGGACCCGGCGGAGGAAGCGTTGATCACCAAGGGCACGGGCAGCTTCCCGGCGAATGCGGAAGTGGAGATTCCGATCATCTACGGGGATTATTTCTTCCTGGAGGCCCTGCTGAAGCTGAAGGGAGAGCGCGAAATCTTTTGGTAA